In Rhodothermus marinus DSM 4252, a single genomic region encodes these proteins:
- a CDS encoding GNVR domain-containing protein gives MSDASQQERQSSATPPAPPPGWPYYGPPEDDEISLLDLGVVIARQRRVIVVSVLVALVVGVVVALLSPKSYVAEAKLAPSSTGSTGGALSALRSFGLSLGEDEIVSPSVYPDIVGSPDFLLALARDTFYIAEEGRPMTLVEYYGRRSWLSYLNPLNWLSGDEGAPVRDLYSGALILPTEEEYEAIRELREVLSASEKAGGGLLKEGPGVITVRAETDDPYLSAAIVERAIRHLQAAINRIKTEKARQDLEFLERKFAQVEAELRQAENELARFLDANRNPQTAQLRAEMERLQRQVSFKEQLYRELQLQKTQAEIQVQKEAPVLSIVQPPVPPDEPSGTSRKLIVLLFLFLGVFVGLGLAFVNHWLSRPPSDDEERRKVEEVRALFRPATWWGEVKALVNGRKESSRASVQQRVR, from the coding sequence ATGTCCGACGCATCGCAGCAGGAACGACAGTCTTCGGCTACACCGCCGGCACCGCCGCCGGGATGGCCTTACTACGGCCCGCCGGAGGACGACGAGATCTCGTTGCTGGATCTGGGGGTGGTGATCGCCCGCCAGCGGCGCGTGATCGTCGTGAGCGTGCTGGTGGCGCTGGTCGTGGGGGTGGTGGTGGCGCTGCTGTCGCCGAAGTCCTACGTAGCCGAGGCGAAGCTGGCGCCCAGCAGCACGGGCTCCACGGGCGGGGCGCTTTCGGCGCTGCGGTCGTTCGGGCTGTCGCTGGGCGAGGATGAGATCGTCAGCCCGAGCGTCTATCCCGACATCGTGGGGAGCCCGGATTTTCTGCTGGCGCTGGCGCGCGATACGTTCTACATCGCCGAAGAAGGCCGGCCCATGACGCTGGTCGAGTACTACGGCCGGCGGAGCTGGCTGTCGTATCTGAATCCGCTGAACTGGCTGAGCGGTGACGAAGGGGCGCCGGTGCGGGACCTCTACTCGGGCGCGTTGATTCTCCCGACGGAGGAGGAGTACGAGGCCATCAGGGAATTGCGTGAGGTGCTCAGCGCCTCGGAGAAGGCGGGCGGCGGGTTGTTGAAGGAAGGGCCCGGTGTGATCACGGTGCGGGCCGAGACGGACGACCCGTATCTGTCGGCGGCGATCGTGGAGCGGGCCATCCGGCACCTGCAGGCGGCCATCAACCGGATCAAGACCGAGAAGGCGCGGCAGGACCTGGAGTTTCTGGAGCGGAAGTTCGCGCAGGTGGAGGCCGAGCTGCGGCAGGCCGAGAACGAGCTGGCGCGCTTTCTGGATGCGAACCGTAATCCGCAGACGGCGCAGCTTCGGGCCGAGATGGAGCGGTTGCAGCGGCAGGTGAGCTTCAAGGAGCAGCTCTACCGTGAGCTGCAGTTGCAGAAGACGCAGGCCGAGATCCAGGTGCAGAAAGAGGCCCCGGTGCTGAGCATCGTCCAGCCGCCCGTGCCGCCCGACGAGCCCTCGGGCACGAGCCGCAAGCTGATCGTGCTACTGTTTCTGTTTCTGGGGGTATTCGTGGGGCTGGGGCTGGCCTTCGTGAACCACTGGCTTTCGCGTCCGCCCTCGGACGACGAGGAGCGCCGGAAGGTCGAAGAAGTCCGCGCGCTTTTCCGACCCGCCACCTGGTGGGGCGAAGTGAAGGCGCTGGTGAACGGACGAAAAGAATCATCCCGGGCGTCTGTGCAGCAGAGAGTGCGGTGA